In one Acetobacter sp. genomic region, the following are encoded:
- a CDS encoding glycosyltransferase family 2 protein — MGRFASLSARQIHEAVLVMGAMFRVALKRLPDQSEIRRLMHHAVDRRTGEVTQVSLQSLARIVVRSDEFTRLYERKDVTASGNAELKQRFCDDLARLARLPENHIGIIPFQLCYPESASPGYDRAYALWFLSVVQAETGSGLKKTSRNRLSFDVYMNVGDESVEAARLTLNALYGQNDADWTLHVAASAETFQHLLSTAAQRCIRRTEEPLEGVAPYLAFIEPGDTLADGALVRIASVLETQPETVLLFTDEDRIDRRGNHVGACLKPGWSDDQLLLGDTLGQFCVFSRRRVQDVMEQLGDVEGLYDPRMTSACWLYALKLAVVEGVEPRRVVHLPVVLFHRFREEPDGVLLRSRLRRLAEKHLARHRPEVVLTEMALVPERVGNQSHVRVCYPLPPEPPLVSIIIPTKDRPDFLRLCLRGLLTETDYPHFEIIVVDNGSVRPDTLALLEDLSRHPAVTVLRQEGAFNWAWLNNQAAARSRGEMLLLLNDDVRILHPDWLEELVRQCLRPGVGVVGARLLYPDGTIQHAGVMLSRDGATHLLRGAKAQDTGYLNALTCQRDLSAVTGACLMIRRDVFDQIGGIDESFAVSCNDIDLCLRASAAGWRVVWTPYATLTHVDGGTRGRDASPAQILQHWQETARLVGRWKGWMECDFALNPALRVTDDALLLRYPCPFDTMNG, encoded by the coding sequence ATGGGCAGGTTTGCGTCACTTTCCGCACGGCAGATTCATGAAGCCGTGCTTGTCATGGGCGCGATGTTTCGCGTTGCGCTGAAACGCCTACCTGACCAGAGCGAAATCAGGCGACTCATGCACCACGCGGTTGATCGCAGGACGGGCGAGGTGACACAGGTTTCGTTGCAGTCACTGGCGCGGATTGTGGTGCGATCGGATGAATTCACCCGCCTGTATGAACGCAAGGACGTTACGGCTTCTGGCAATGCAGAACTGAAACAACGCTTCTGTGACGATCTGGCGAGGCTGGCCCGGCTGCCGGAAAACCACATCGGGATCATACCGTTTCAGCTATGTTATCCGGAAAGCGCTTCTCCCGGCTATGATCGCGCCTATGCGCTATGGTTTCTCTCGGTCGTACAGGCTGAAACCGGATCTGGACTGAAAAAAACCTCTCGAAATCGTCTCTCTTTCGATGTCTACATGAATGTCGGGGATGAGAGTGTTGAAGCAGCTCGGCTCACCCTGAACGCGCTCTATGGGCAGAATGACGCAGACTGGACGCTGCATGTGGCTGCCTCTGCCGAAACATTCCAACATCTGTTGTCCACTGCCGCTCAAAGATGCATCCGGCGCACAGAGGAACCGCTTGAGGGTGTAGCTCCTTATCTTGCTTTCATTGAACCGGGCGATACGCTGGCGGACGGTGCGCTGGTCCGCATCGCCTCTGTGCTGGAGACCCAGCCTGAGACTGTTCTGCTTTTCACGGATGAAGACAGGATCGATCGGAGGGGTAATCACGTCGGAGCCTGCCTGAAACCGGGCTGGAGTGATGACCAGTTGCTGCTTGGTGATACGCTTGGACAGTTCTGTGTCTTTTCAAGACGGCGCGTGCAGGACGTGATGGAGCAACTCGGTGATGTTGAGGGATTGTACGACCCGCGAATGACTTCGGCCTGCTGGTTGTATGCGCTGAAACTCGCTGTCGTGGAAGGCGTGGAACCGCGACGGGTTGTTCATCTGCCGGTCGTGCTGTTCCATCGTTTCAGAGAGGAGCCTGACGGCGTCCTGCTTCGATCGCGCCTCCGCAGATTGGCGGAAAAGCATCTTGCCCGGCATCGGCCTGAGGTCGTGCTGACGGAGATGGCTCTGGTTCCTGAGCGGGTCGGCAATCAGAGCCATGTTCGGGTCTGCTACCCGCTACCGCCCGAGCCTCCGCTTGTGTCGATCATCATCCCGACAAAAGACAGGCCGGATTTTTTACGACTGTGTCTGCGGGGACTTCTCACGGAAACGGACTATCCGCATTTCGAAATCATCGTGGTGGATAATGGCAGTGTCCGTCCTGACACGTTGGCGCTGCTGGAAGACCTGTCCCGTCATCCGGCCGTGACGGTTCTTCGGCAGGAAGGAGCCTTCAACTGGGCGTGGCTGAACAATCAGGCGGCGGCGCGTAGTCGGGGCGAGATGCTGCTCCTGCTCAACGATGACGTGCGTATTCTGCATCCGGACTGGCTGGAAGAACTGGTAAGGCAGTGTCTGCGCCCCGGAGTGGGTGTTGTGGGCGCACGGCTGCTTTATCCGGATGGCACGATCCAGCATGCGGGGGTGATGCTGTCGCGGGATGGTGCGACGCATCTGCTGCGGGGGGCGAAAGCGCAGGATACGGGGTATCTGAACGCACTGACCTGCCAGCGGGATCTCAGCGCCGTCACGGGAGCCTGTCTGATGATCCGTCGGGATGTTTTTGATCAGATCGGTGGAATCGACGAGTCTTTTGCCGTGTCCTGCAATGATATTGATTTATGCCTGCGCGCCAGCGCCGCGGGATGGCGCGTGGTGTGGACGCCATATGCGACCCTTACGCATGTTGATGGTGGAACACGTGGGCGGGATGCGAGCCCGGCGCAGATTCTGCAACACTGGCAGGAGACGGCGCGGCTGGTGGGACGCTGGAAGGGATGGATGGAGTGTGATTTTGCGCTGAATCCGGCTCTGCGTGTAACGGATGACGCGCTGCTCCTGCGCTATCCGTGCCCGTTCGATACAATGAACGGGTGA
- a CDS encoding glycosyltransferase family 4 protein translates to MIRSSSQCTIRVDVDDLFQYAMANPRPSGIQRVVHEILSVLEARALTHPQQPRILFVRCGRNGDPFAEVSWSDIADLFSTLTGTEQTVTGQGGIRRSGQPLLRQPQFGESLRRTLISKFQSMPEDIGKPLLASGIAQMRAIRLLRRCFRPARNRPAASHMKEAPELFTSDPKPFSRKTTSSSRKDVFLALGAAWCDPLFSERLHRAREQYGVHPVLLIHDLIPFRHPEWCDPSLVRNFQHWLRTSLPYCSRLLAVSSATARDVEHYATEHGLELPSPVPVMPMGSGFSSIPMQSQTIPVGLPATGSYVLFVSTLEARKNHTFLLRVWRRLLGDGNQADIPTLIFAGRVGWMVRDLMQQLDNSDWLDGKIRLISDPTDEELKHLYQNSLFTIFPSLSEGWGLPVSESLMMGTPCLASHSSSLPEAGGQFARYFDPENVTEAVEKIRDLLGDHEKLSFWKNEIRTGFTPTSWEKSADMLLDACLATSCPEARA, encoded by the coding sequence ATGATCCGATCCTCTTCTCAATGCACGATCCGCGTCGATGTCGATGATCTTTTCCAGTATGCGATGGCCAATCCCAGACCAAGCGGAATCCAGCGCGTCGTTCATGAAATTCTGAGCGTTCTGGAAGCGCGTGCGCTCACGCACCCTCAGCAGCCACGCATTCTGTTTGTGCGCTGCGGCCGGAACGGCGATCCCTTTGCCGAGGTCTCATGGTCCGACATCGCGGATCTGTTCAGCACACTGACCGGCACGGAACAGACAGTCACAGGACAAGGCGGCATCCGTCGCTCCGGACAGCCTCTTCTTCGTCAGCCGCAATTTGGGGAAAGCCTGCGCAGAACCCTGATTTCAAAATTTCAGTCCATGCCGGAGGATATAGGAAAACCTCTTCTGGCATCGGGCATCGCGCAGATGCGTGCGATCCGCCTGCTGCGACGCTGCTTCAGACCGGCACGGAACAGACCGGCTGCTTCTCACATGAAAGAAGCTCCTGAGCTGTTCACCAGCGACCCAAAGCCATTTTCCAGAAAAACAACGTCATCCTCACGGAAAGATGTTTTTCTGGCTCTCGGCGCGGCGTGGTGCGACCCTCTTTTCAGTGAACGCCTTCATCGTGCGCGCGAACAGTATGGCGTGCATCCGGTACTGCTCATCCACGACCTGATTCCGTTTCGTCATCCGGAATGGTGCGATCCTTCTCTTGTCAGGAATTTTCAGCACTGGCTGAGAACCAGCCTCCCATACTGTTCGCGACTTCTGGCCGTCAGCAGCGCCACCGCACGCGATGTGGAGCATTACGCAACCGAACACGGACTGGAGCTTCCCTCACCTGTGCCGGTGATGCCCATGGGGTCCGGTTTCAGCAGCATACCGATGCAATCACAAACAATTCCAGTCGGACTCCCTGCTACAGGCTCCTATGTCCTGTTCGTTTCCACGCTGGAAGCCCGCAAGAATCATACCTTCCTTCTGCGGGTCTGGCGTCGTCTTCTTGGTGATGGAAATCAGGCTGACATTCCGACACTGATTTTCGCAGGACGTGTCGGCTGGATGGTACGCGACCTGATGCAGCAGCTTGATAACAGCGACTGGCTGGATGGCAAGATCAGGCTGATTTCCGACCCGACGGATGAAGAACTGAAACATCTTTATCAGAACAGTCTGTTTACCATCTTCCCCTCCCTGTCAGAAGGATGGGGTCTGCCTGTCTCCGAGAGCCTGATGATGGGCACTCCCTGCCTCGCGTCGCATTCCTCATCCCTACCTGAAGCCGGGGGACAATTCGCCCGCTACTTTGATCCCGAGAACGTTACGGAGGCTGTGGAGAAAATCCGTGATCTTCTCGGAGATCATGAAAAACTCTCTTTCTGGAAAAACGAGATCAGGACAGGCTTCACACCGACCTCATGGGAAAAATCCGCCGACATGCTGCTGGACGCCTGCCTTGCGACATCCTGTCCGGAGGCAAGAGCATAA
- a CDS encoding glycosyltransferase family 4 protein — protein sequence MLWIDITDLLDYLGQHSRPSGIQRVVSELARTLVECAPERTRFVRRFAGPYDFETVSWRDMEVLFAEASERTVSRQVVQAAPFSPAGTGPFIPPQGLFALIREAVNMQASVFRHLNRLGENLTGRFRRAFRQSSLHSQNSLPHSASGLLLSEQARPGDVFLVPGSPWNFADYARTVRWLRDSRRMTFGLLIHDMIPVFNPEWCDRGVIANFTIWHRTVLPLADHVFTTSAATARDVQKYARQERMSLLSEPAPIGIGAPLPRSAPASDRPTRLPPPDSYVLFVSTLEARKNHIQMVRVWRRLMEERGAAHVPTLVFAGRVGWLVQDLMQQLDGMNWLDGKIRHIASPTDRELASLYDGCLFTVFPSLAEGWGLPVSESLASGKPCLASGTTAIPEAGGSFARYFDPDNAGDIFRIISETLDDPQALVAWKDRIRRTYRPPQWQDCAHRILERTGCSQP from the coding sequence ATGCTGTGGATCGATATAACCGATCTCCTCGACTACCTTGGTCAACATAGCAGACCAAGCGGCATCCAGCGCGTTGTATCCGAACTCGCCCGGACTCTTGTGGAATGCGCGCCGGAACGCACACGGTTCGTAAGACGTTTTGCAGGACCATATGACTTTGAAACTGTAAGCTGGCGGGACATGGAGGTTCTTTTTGCAGAAGCTTCTGAAAGGACCGTGTCCCGACAGGTTGTCCAAGCCGCTCCTTTTTCACCGGCTGGGACCGGTCCATTCATCCCCCCACAGGGACTGTTTGCTCTCATCCGGGAGGCAGTCAACATGCAGGCGTCGGTCTTCAGACATCTGAACCGGCTTGGAGAGAATCTGACTGGCCGGTTCAGAAGGGCTTTTCGTCAAAGCTCGCTTCACTCTCAGAACTCTCTTCCGCATAGTGCCTCCGGTCTCCTGCTATCCGAACAGGCCCGCCCCGGTGATGTATTTCTGGTTCCCGGCTCTCCTTGGAATTTTGCTGACTATGCCAGAACTGTCCGCTGGCTACGCGACAGTCGAAGAATGACATTCGGGCTGCTGATTCATGACATGATCCCGGTTTTCAATCCTGAATGGTGCGACCGCGGTGTGATCGCAAACTTCACAATCTGGCACAGGACCGTGCTGCCGCTGGCGGATCATGTTTTCACAACCAGCGCCGCCACGGCACGTGATGTTCAGAAATATGCCCGACAGGAAAGGATGTCTCTGCTATCCGAGCCGGCCCCCATCGGTATAGGCGCCCCCCTGCCCCGTTCCGCGCCTGCATCCGACCGTCCGACGCGCCTCCCGCCGCCGGACAGCTACGTTCTGTTCGTCTCCACGCTGGAAGCCCGCAAGAACCACATCCAGATGGTGCGGGTATGGCGGCGTCTGATGGAAGAACGGGGTGCAGCCCATGTGCCGACGCTGGTTTTCGCAGGACGTGTCGGCTGGCTGGTGCAGGACCTGATGCAGCAACTTGATGGTATGAACTGGCTGGATGGAAAAATACGCCATATCGCCAGCCCCACCGACAGGGAACTGGCTTCGCTCTATGACGGCTGCCTGTTCACCGTGTTCCCCTCACTCGCCGAGGGGTGGGGGCTCCCTGTCTCGGAAAGTCTGGCGTCCGGCAAACCCTGTCTGGCTTCCGGCACAACCGCCATACCGGAAGCCGGAGGGTCGTTTGCGCGTTACTTCGACCCGGACAATGCAGGAGATATTTTCAGGATCATCTCTGAAACACTGGACGATCCGCAGGCGCTGGTCGCGTGGAAGGACCGTATCCGCAGAACATACAGACCACCGCAATGGCAGGACTGCGCGCACCGTATTCTGGAGCGGACCGGTTGCAGCCAGCCCTGA
- a CDS encoding adenosine kinase, whose product MTILYDLCGIGNAITDVLAKVSFDFLDAQGLVAGSMTLIDEDRVKTLRGAVQVECETGGGSAANTCVTAAQLGARVAYLGKVSGDTAGNAFANDIRGCGVTFPSRPLDGRLGANLATASCIVLITPDGQRTMCTYLGACTQFSPEDVLPDIIAASSIVYLEGYLFDPPHAQEAFRRAATLAHNAGRQVSLSLSDPFCVGRHREAFLDLVKGHVDILFANEDEICALYQTDRFETAARHVAEDTSFAALTRSEKGSVVIRGGERVEVAPVPTQVVDTTGAGDAYAAGFLTGLTSNRSLEECGRLASLAASEVISHYGARPLSNPWKDAGF is encoded by the coding sequence ATGACCATCCTTTACGATCTTTGCGGTATAGGAAACGCCATCACGGACGTGCTGGCGAAAGTGAGTTTTGATTTCCTGGATGCTCAGGGCCTCGTGGCGGGCAGCATGACGCTGATCGATGAGGATAGGGTAAAGACTCTGCGTGGCGCCGTGCAGGTCGAATGTGAGACGGGCGGCGGGTCAGCGGCCAATACCTGCGTGACGGCGGCCCAGTTGGGCGCACGCGTGGCGTATCTCGGCAAAGTGTCGGGTGACACGGCCGGAAACGCATTCGCCAACGACATTCGGGGCTGTGGCGTCACCTTTCCGTCCAGACCTCTGGACGGGCGTCTTGGCGCCAATCTGGCGACAGCCAGTTGCATCGTGCTGATCACGCCTGATGGCCAGCGCACGATGTGCACATATCTTGGCGCCTGCACGCAGTTTTCCCCGGAAGACGTGTTGCCTGACATCATCGCGGCGTCCTCGATCGTTTATCTCGAAGGCTATCTCTTTGATCCGCCGCATGCGCAGGAAGCGTTCCGTCGGGCCGCGACACTGGCGCACAACGCGGGGCGTCAGGTTTCCCTGTCGCTTTCGGACCCGTTCTGCGTGGGCCGTCATCGGGAGGCGTTCCTTGATCTGGTCAAGGGGCATGTCGATATTCTGTTCGCCAATGAAGATGAAATCTGCGCGCTTTATCAGACAGACAGGTTTGAAACGGCAGCCCGCCATGTTGCGGAAGACACCAGCTTCGCGGCGCTGACGCGTTCTGAGAAGGGAAGCGTGGTGATCCGTGGCGGTGAGCGCGTTGAAGTCGCGCCCGTGCCGACGCAGGTCGTCGATACGACCGGCGCAGGTGACGCTTACGCGGCAGGCTTCCTCACCGGCCTGACCTCGAACCGCTCACTGGAAGAGTGTGGGCGACTGGCCTCGCTGGCAGCGTCCGAAGTGATTTCCCATTATGGCGCCCGTCCGCTTTCCAATCCATGGAAAGACGCCGGGTTCTGA
- a CDS encoding bactofilin family protein has translation MLFKRHKPDASKTQSAGSATPATGSNAGVPRSPTSGSSESTPAKADAVGHGAIFSPKPADEPDRASTSAAGSSSSSKDSTSMGRAPFPPTSGTPGSAPAGGPTPPSAPLAGGQAIVPGQRPSAVNAPRDDRRTLVVGRGISVQGSVQDAERLVVEGTVESSMINAKELSVAPGGLFRGGVEVEDAEIAGTVDGTLTVRGHLTVAATGRLLGKATCKRLRVEDGGQITGQLEMLSDKDAAAKTDKPA, from the coding sequence TTGCTATTCAAGAGACACAAACCTGACGCCTCCAAGACCCAGTCAGCCGGGTCGGCCACACCTGCGACCGGTAGCAATGCCGGCGTTCCCCGGTCGCCTACTTCTGGTTCTTCCGAAAGCACACCTGCAAAAGCAGATGCCGTCGGACATGGAGCCATCTTTTCGCCCAAGCCAGCAGACGAGCCTGACAGGGCGTCAACCAGCGCTGCTGGTTCTTCCTCATCTTCGAAGGATTCAACATCTATGGGTCGTGCTCCCTTTCCTCCCACGTCCGGAACTCCAGGCTCAGCCCCCGCCGGTGGCCCCACCCCGCCGAGCGCACCGCTCGCAGGCGGACAGGCCATCGTTCCCGGCCAGCGCCCTTCAGCCGTCAATGCTCCGCGTGATGATCGCCGCACACTCGTTGTCGGTCGCGGAATCAGCGTTCAGGGTTCCGTGCAGGATGCGGAGCGCCTCGTAGTTGAAGGCACCGTCGAGTCCAGCATGATCAACGCCAAGGAACTGTCCGTTGCTCCGGGCGGTCTGTTCCGTGGCGGCGTCGAAGTGGAAGACGCAGAGATCGCTGGCACCGTGGACGGCACACTGACGGTTCGCGGTCATCTGACCGTCGCCGCAACCGGCCGCCTGCTCGGCAAGGCGACCTGCAAGCGTCTGCGCGTTGAAGATGGCGGTCAGATCACGGGTCAACTGGAAATGCTCTCCGACAAGGACGCAGCAGCCAAGACCGACAAGCCTGCCTGA
- a CDS encoding GcrA family cell cycle regulator → MEWTDETIARLKALWQEGLSTAEIGRQLGITKNAVVGKAHRLGLPARPSPIRRQDGKTSARKTGEADGQVKAAAPRRSGKEEGLAEPAEAVAAAQPVAVAASMTTGDVATAVVRKPVEKPVVTCSEDTESALVKQASVAVQEKPAEERVKAVVPAVVKAVQEEPAAEKAASVEKKASPVARPAAQRLAAVMEPRRRSATCCWPLGDPGTPGFHFCGATPLPGKPYCAEHAALAYVKLRDRRENVG, encoded by the coding sequence ATGGAATGGACAGACGAGACAATCGCCCGTCTCAAGGCTTTATGGCAGGAAGGTCTGTCAACGGCTGAGATCGGGCGACAACTCGGAATTACAAAGAACGCGGTTGTGGGCAAGGCTCATCGTCTGGGGCTTCCCGCACGTCCTTCTCCGATTCGCCGACAGGATGGAAAAACGTCCGCCAGAAAAACGGGTGAGGCTGACGGGCAGGTCAAGGCTGCGGCTCCGCGTCGTTCAGGCAAGGAAGAAGGCCTTGCAGAGCCCGCAGAGGCGGTTGCTGCTGCTCAGCCTGTAGCGGTTGCCGCCTCTATGACGACCGGGGATGTCGCAACGGCTGTGGTCAGAAAGCCTGTTGAAAAGCCGGTTGTGACCTGCAGCGAGGATACGGAAAGCGCACTGGTAAAGCAGGCTTCCGTTGCCGTGCAGGAAAAGCCGGCTGAAGAGCGTGTGAAAGCAGTTGTGCCGGCTGTCGTGAAAGCGGTTCAGGAAGAGCCTGCCGCGGAAAAAGCGGCTTCGGTTGAGAAGAAGGCTTCTCCTGTCGCACGTCCCGCTGCCCAGCGTCTGGCTGCCGTGATGGAGCCACGCCGGCGCAGCGCAACCTGCTGCTGGCCGCTCGGCGATCCGGGAACGCCGGGTTTCCATTTCTGTGGCGCCACACCACTACCGGGCAAGCCTTATTGTGCGGAGCATGCGGCTCTGGCCTACGTCAAGTTGCGGGATCGTCGCGAAAACGTGGGCTGA